ACGAATAATCGCACTGTTTTCACCTACACCAGCTGTGAAGATGATTGCGTCTACACCTTTCATACGAGCAGTGTAAGAACCGATGTATTTGTGGATACGGCTTACGAATACATCAAGTGCTACTTTCGCACGGTGGTCGCCTTCTTCTTCTTTCGCAATGATGTCACGTAGGTCACTAGAGTATCCAGTAAGACCTAACATACCACTTTTCTTGTTTAATACGTTAACTACTTCTTCTACTGTTTGGCCTGTTTTTTCCATGATGTATGGAATTAACGCAGGGTCAAGGTTACCAGAACGTGTACCCATTGTTACACCAGCAAGTGGAGTGAAGCCCATAGAAGTATCGATAGATTTACCGCCTTCTACTGCTGCGATACTTGCACCGTTACCTAAGTGACAAGAAAGTAAGCTTAAGCTTTCAATTGGACGACCTAATAATTCAGCCGCACGCTCAGTTACATATTTATGAGAAGTTCCGTGGAAACCGTATTTACGGATGCCGAATTTTTCATAGTACTCATATGGTAAGCTGTATAGGAATGCAGATTCCGGCATTGTTTGGTGGAATGCTGTATCGAATACTGCTACTGCTGGTACGTTTGGTAATACTTCTTGGAATGCTTTAATACCAACAACGTTTGCTGGGTTATGAAGTGGTGCTAAATCGCTTAATTCTTCGATATCAGCTAATACTTCATCAGTAATTAAAACAGAGTCAGCAAATTTTTCGCCGCCGTGAACAACACGGTGACCGATACCGCCAATCTCATCTAGAGATTTAACGATTCCGTTTTCAGTTAATTTTTTAAGAAGCATATTAACTGCTACTGCGTGATCTGGAATGTTTGTAATTTCTTTTTGTTTTTCGCCATCTACAGTAATAGTGAAGATACTATCTTCTAAACCGATACGTTCTACTAAACCTTTTGTTAATACTGTTTCACTTGGCATTTCAAATAATTGGAATTTTAAGGAAGAGCTTCCTGCGTTAATCGCGATGATTTTTGACATCTAGTCTTTCGCCCCTTTTTCTCTTGGTAGTTGTGTGGATGTTTCCACAAACCGCTCGATTTTATCTGATCAAATTCACCAAATATGAAAACGTTTCATCATTAGCAAATTTTATACTCACGATTTTAATTTAAACATCGTCCGACATATATTTCAAGTGAAAAAATTGTAACACCAAGAAAAAATATATATTACAGATTTCAAAAAAATTCAGTTAAATCTTGTATATATTTAAAAATATGACATATTATATAAAACTGTACTACATAAATCACTAATACTGTTACATATACCTAGCTTTATTTATGTGTTGCAAACCAAGTATTTAATTGATCCATAATGTCTTCCATTGCCTTCATGTTAGAGAATTTAGGCAATTCCACTAATAACGCCTGTTTTGGCATTGTTACATTAGCGCCTTTCTTTTGGAGAACAAATATACTTTTTGCATTTTTCTCGTTTTTAAACATGGAAACAGGAAGCTGTAATAACCCTTGAATAAAGCATGTTTCTTTAATAAATGCATGTAATTTTGGTGCCTGGTCACTTTCAAAAATGAAGTTTGGTACTAAGAAGAATAAGTACCCGCCCTCTTTCGTATGTTTCACACTTTGTTCAATAAATAAGTGATGGGCATACGACATTCCTTCATCTGCTTTTAATTTATATTCACTTGCACCGATTTCGTTTGGATAATAACCAACCGGTAAGTCTGAAACGACTGCATCAACTGGATCGATATAAAGTGGTGCTAGTCCATCTTGATGGAAGAATTCGATTGCATGCTTTTGTAAATTTGCATTTACTAAAGCAAGTTTAATTAGCACTTCATCCACTTCTACACCAAATCCACTCATTGTTAGTCCTTCTTTGGCGCTATTAAACACTGTAGTCATTAAATTTCCTGTTCCAATTGCAGGATCTAAAACTGTGATCTCGTTTTGACCTTGCATAAATTTATGGAATAAGTAACTCATGAACATACCAACTGCATCAGGTGTCATTTCGTGATTCGCTTGTACGCCTTCTTTCATTCCTTTTAAGATGGCTAACTGAAATGCTTTACGAATTTCTTCACCTTTATATGTTTCTTCATTAAACGTACTATATTCACGATTCAGCCTTTCAATTGCTGATTCGGATAATTCCTCTTGTAAAATCGCTCCCTCAAACAAGTTATCACCTGTTTCTACAAGCGCCTCTAAATATGTTACATCTAATTCTTTACGTAAAACTACCGCAGAAGAATCAAAAATAGAAAATAATGTTTCTACTGTCTGACTCACGTACATTCCTCCTTCTCTCTTTTACACATAACTTATATCATACCACAAAGTGATTTTTTCCAAAAAGAAAAAGCGACCTCCTGTAAAGAGCTCCCCTTTAGTTATATGTGATATAACGTTTTTTCTCATATATCGATGCCGTTACAGAGCAATATATGAGAAAAAACGACCTCTTTATAAGAGGTCATTTTCTTCACATTACTTCGCAGATTTAGCTGCTTCTAATGCTGCTTCATAGTTTGGATGGCTTGTACCTTCGCTTACGTACTCTACGTAAACTACTTTGTCATTGCTATCTACTACGAATACTGCACGAGCAAGTAAACGAAGTTCTTTCATTACTAAGCCGTAAGCTTCACCGAATGAAAGGTCACGGTGGTCAGAAAGTGTTACA
This genomic interval from Bacillus thuringiensis contains the following:
- the ackA gene encoding acetate kinase, whose protein sequence is MSKIIAINAGSSSLKFQLFEMPSETVLTKGLVERIGLEDSIFTITVDGEKQKEITNIPDHAVAVNMLLKKLTENGIVKSLDEIGGIGHRVVHGGEKFADSVLITDEVLADIEELSDLAPLHNPANVVGIKAFQEVLPNVPAVAVFDTAFHQTMPESAFLYSLPYEYYEKFGIRKYGFHGTSHKYVTERAAELLGRPIESLSLLSCHLGNGASIAAVEGGKSIDTSMGFTPLAGVTMGTRSGNLDPALIPYIMEKTGQTVEEVVNVLNKKSGMLGLTGYSSDLRDIIAKEEEGDHRAKVALDVFVSRIHKYIGSYTARMKGVDAIIFTAGVGENSAIIRERVLEGLEYMGVYFDAKRNNVFGEEAFISFPHSPVKIIVIPTDEEVMIARDVLRLGDIG
- a CDS encoding class I SAM-dependent methyltransferase, which encodes MSQTVETLFSIFDSSAVVLRKELDVTYLEALVETGDNLFEGAILQEELSESAIERLNREYSTFNEETYKGEEIRKAFQLAILKGMKEGVQANHEMTPDAVGMFMSYLFHKFMQGQNEITVLDPAIGTGNLMTTVFNSAKEGLTMSGFGVEVDEVLIKLALVNANLQKHAIEFFHQDGLAPLYIDPVDAVVSDLPVGYYPNEIGASEYKLKADEGMSYAHHLFIEQSVKHTKEGGYLFFLVPNFIFESDQAPKLHAFIKETCFIQGLLQLPVSMFKNEKNAKSIFVLQKKGANVTMPKQALLVELPKFSNMKAMEDIMDQLNTWFATHK